The proteins below come from a single Afipia felis ATCC 53690 genomic window:
- a CDS encoding FAD-dependent oxidoreductase → MQGAVAVQSGSNEVMEPARTTPIVREVDVLICGGGVSGIGAALGAARTGVKTMVIERNAFLGGAATAVIMNTWNVPFAKMTGVAKEIARTLTDRGAGVTAGPTFPFDPEAFKEVAIDLLREASVEILTYTWVVEPIMDGNRIRGVIVQNKSGRQAILAKTVVDCTGDADIAAASGAEFVKGREKDEKMRPMSVLFRLGGVDVKRAVEFCRKNPKNFTADPNFHILDLDKGLVRMSGFFDVVDRARANGELPDEIHYIRFEGISVDRGIVTVNNSRVYNVDGTSAWDLTRADMEARSQNRKLFAVIRKSIPGFENSYVLDSSPTVGVRETCRVRGPHLLKQEDMMALSTYPDSVARIWRHMTEGRDWHKADGGEGSATDAVYRTGTTHLTWFEIPFGALVPNNVEGMTIGGRALSATHDADMWSRAQYCCLVTGQVAGAAAALAAKNDVSPSKLDTRLLQQTLAEAGIDVGETPSAA, encoded by the coding sequence ATGCAAGGAGCAGTTGCGGTGCAGTCGGGATCCAATGAAGTGATGGAGCCCGCACGCACCACACCGATCGTGCGCGAAGTCGATGTGCTGATTTGCGGCGGCGGCGTATCCGGTATAGGCGCGGCGCTTGGCGCGGCGCGCACCGGCGTCAAGACGATGGTTATCGAGCGTAATGCCTTCCTTGGCGGTGCGGCGACCGCAGTCATCATGAATACTTGGAACGTGCCGTTTGCGAAGATGACGGGCGTTGCCAAGGAAATCGCCCGCACGCTCACCGACCGCGGCGCCGGCGTCACTGCTGGACCGACCTTTCCGTTTGATCCCGAGGCGTTCAAGGAAGTTGCGATAGACCTGCTTCGCGAAGCGTCCGTCGAAATTCTCACCTACACTTGGGTCGTCGAGCCGATCATGGATGGTAACCGCATTCGCGGCGTCATCGTGCAGAACAAGTCAGGCCGTCAGGCCATCCTCGCCAAGACCGTGGTTGATTGCACGGGAGACGCCGATATCGCAGCGGCATCCGGCGCTGAATTCGTCAAGGGCCGTGAAAAGGACGAGAAGATGCGGCCGATGAGCGTGCTGTTCCGTCTCGGTGGCGTCGACGTGAAGCGCGCAGTCGAATTCTGTCGCAAGAATCCGAAGAATTTCACTGCCGATCCGAACTTCCACATCCTCGACCTCGACAAGGGGCTGGTGCGGATGTCCGGTTTCTTCGATGTCGTCGATCGCGCGCGCGCCAACGGCGAACTGCCGGATGAAATTCACTACATTCGCTTTGAGGGCATCAGCGTCGATCGCGGTATCGTGACCGTCAACAATTCACGTGTCTACAACGTCGACGGGACGAGCGCGTGGGACCTGACGCGCGCCGACATGGAAGCGCGTTCGCAGAACCGCAAGCTCTTCGCGGTTATCAGGAAGAGCATTCCGGGCTTCGAGAACTCCTACGTACTGGATTCGTCGCCGACCGTCGGCGTTCGCGAAACGTGCCGGGTGCGCGGGCCTCATCTCCTCAAGCAGGAGGACATGATGGCGCTGTCGACCTATCCCGATAGCGTCGCGCGGATCTGGCGGCACATGACGGAGGGGCGCGATTGGCACAAGGCCGATGGTGGAGAAGGCTCCGCGACCGATGCCGTCTATCGTACCGGCACCACGCATCTCACATGGTTCGAGATTCCATTCGGTGCGTTGGTACCGAACAATGTCGAGGGCATGACTATCGGGGGACGTGCGCTATCAGCCACGCACGACGCCGATATGTGGTCGCGCGCGCAATACTGCTGCCTCGTCACCGGCCAGGTGGCGGGCGCTGCTGCGGCGCTCGCCGCGAAGAACGACGTTTCGCCATCAAAGCTGGACACCAGGCTGCTTCAGCAGACCCTCGCTGAGGCCGGCATCGACGTGGGAGAAACGCCATCCGCAGCGTAG
- a CDS encoding GntR family transcriptional regulator, with translation MQKSNGLATKAYRKMREAILSGKHLPGEALYEVHLAERLGMSRTPVREALQVLAREGFIDSMPGRGFLIPRWSLQDVRELYELRESLEGFATACAAKNATQEELDELEGIHAAYTETSDWEELVQLGDQFHIRIVEVGRNKRLTKLLDSLKAQISMTRVSQLRDLKGRREESTGEHRAILDAIVARDFELAERNARLHIRSSYESTLLAFRLGA, from the coding sequence ATGCAAAAGTCAAATGGTTTGGCCACAAAAGCCTACCGAAAGATGCGCGAGGCGATCCTGAGCGGCAAACATTTGCCGGGGGAGGCGCTTTACGAAGTGCATCTGGCCGAGCGGCTCGGTATGAGCCGCACGCCGGTGCGCGAGGCGCTTCAAGTGCTTGCGCGCGAGGGCTTTATCGATTCGATGCCGGGCCGCGGCTTCCTCATCCCGCGCTGGTCGCTGCAGGATGTGCGCGAGCTTTATGAGCTGCGCGAAAGTCTGGAAGGCTTCGCGACAGCCTGCGCCGCGAAGAACGCGACACAGGAAGAACTCGACGAGCTTGAGGGCATTCACGCCGCCTATACCGAGACCTCGGATTGGGAAGAACTGGTCCAGCTCGGCGATCAATTTCACATCCGTATCGTCGAAGTAGGCCGCAACAAGCGGCTCACCAAGCTTCTGGATTCGCTCAAGGCCCAGATCAGCATGACGCGCGTCAGCCAGTTGCGCGACCTCAAGGGCCGCCGCGAGGAATCGACGGGCGAGCATCGCGCCATTCTCGATGCGATCGTCGCTCGCGATTTCGAGCTGGCCGAGCGCAACGCGCGCCTTCACATCCGATCTTCATATGAAAGCACGCTTCTGGCGTTTCGGTTGGGAGCATAG
- a CDS encoding FAD-dependent oxidoreductase yields the protein MRQIEEPARQIPVLMNADIVVVGGGTTGPLAAIAAARQGKSVVLIERFGSLGGNLTLGLNTKPSGSLLGGLPLEIWNLARSSGAAGDDYIAKTKTGGVNIASPCDPEIMKMLLTRLCAEAGVQILFETLVSRPILEGNTIVGVVVENKAGRSFIGAKVVVDCSADGDVAAAAGAPFTMGSGEDGRDLKMQPVGMYFTMADVDLVALARWARTTDDVPAQAIPNADDKLDYGLWLTGFNKTVKAYKDRTGIDLPRENITLKTANGLMYVNATRVLDVDVFSPVEFSAAIIDCYRQIEEYARFLIECVPGFEKARISQISPVLGVRETRHIQGEYTLTADDVLKGTPFDDTIAVDVSAFDVHAPKGEDVDFQGLKPYEIPYRCMVPMGVEQLLVAGRCISADHVAHGRSRNMPACMATGQAAGFAASIAVSSNTTVRNISMEGLQAILRKAGMPLHASDLPQ from the coding sequence ATGCGGCAGATCGAAGAACCGGCACGGCAAATTCCAGTTCTGATGAACGCGGATATCGTCGTCGTTGGCGGCGGCACGACTGGTCCGCTCGCGGCCATTGCGGCCGCCCGTCAAGGAAAGAGCGTCGTCCTGATCGAGCGCTTCGGCTCTCTCGGCGGCAACCTCACCTTGGGGTTGAATACCAAGCCTTCTGGATCCCTGCTCGGCGGCTTGCCGCTGGAGATATGGAATCTCGCCCGCTCGAGCGGCGCAGCCGGCGACGACTACATCGCCAAGACCAAGACCGGCGGCGTCAACATCGCCTCGCCGTGCGATCCCGAAATCATGAAGATGTTGTTGACACGGCTCTGCGCCGAAGCAGGCGTACAAATCCTGTTCGAAACACTCGTGTCTCGCCCCATTTTAGAAGGTAACACCATCGTCGGCGTCGTGGTCGAGAACAAGGCCGGCCGCTCCTTCATCGGCGCAAAGGTCGTGGTCGATTGCTCCGCCGACGGCGACGTGGCGGCAGCCGCGGGCGCGCCTTTCACGATGGGTTCGGGCGAAGACGGCCGCGATCTGAAGATGCAACCGGTCGGCATGTATTTCACCATGGCGGACGTCGACCTTGTCGCGCTCGCTCGCTGGGCTCGCACCACCGATGACGTTCCCGCACAGGCCATTCCTAATGCTGACGACAAGCTCGATTACGGATTGTGGCTCACCGGCTTCAACAAGACCGTGAAAGCTTACAAGGATAGAACCGGCATCGATCTGCCGCGCGAGAACATCACACTGAAAACCGCGAACGGCCTCATGTATGTCAACGCCACGCGTGTGCTCGATGTCGACGTGTTCTCGCCGGTCGAATTCAGCGCGGCCATCATCGATTGCTACCGTCAGATCGAGGAATACGCACGCTTCCTGATCGAATGCGTGCCGGGTTTCGAAAAGGCGCGAATCTCGCAGATATCTCCGGTTCTCGGCGTACGCGAAACCCGCCACATCCAGGGCGAATATACTCTCACCGCCGACGACGTACTGAAGGGTACGCCGTTCGATGACACCATTGCGGTCGACGTGTCGGCGTTCGACGTTCATGCGCCGAAAGGCGAGGACGTCGATTTCCAGGGCCTGAAGCCTTACGAAATTCCCTACCGCTGCATGGTGCCGATGGGGGTCGAGCAATTGCTGGTGGCGGGCCGCTGCATCTCGGCGGACCATGTCGCACACGGCCGTTCCCGCAACATGCCAGCGTGCATGGCAACGGGTCAGGCCGCCGGTTTTGCGGCCAGCATCGCCGTCAGTTCGAACACGACGGTACGCAATATTTCGATGGAGGGCCTGCAGGCCATATTGCGAAAAGCGGGAATGCCGCTGCATGCGAGCGATCTTCCACAGTGA
- a CDS encoding 2-dehydropantoate 2-reductase translates to MKVCIYGAGAIGGYVGVLMKLAGADVSLVARGAHLKAIRDNGLKLHIGGEEKQAKMTATADPAELGHQDYVIVALKAHQAWEVAEQMKPLLGPNTAVVTAQNGLPWWYFHGFEGQYADRRIESVDPGSRQWNAIGPERVIGCTVYPAAEVEAPGVIHHISGDKFGLGEPKRTVTERAQKLSQLFESAGLKAPILPEIRNDIWLKLWGNLCFNPISALTHATLDVVATDPGTRELSRNMMEEAERIARRIGVHFRVDIERRINGAARVGAHRTSMLQDVDKNRPIELDALLTSVQELGRLTEVPTPHINAVLALAKQMGRVRGIYPTFPEEKIPEVDTY, encoded by the coding sequence ATGAAGGTTTGTATCTACGGCGCGGGAGCGATTGGTGGCTATGTTGGCGTTTTGATGAAGCTCGCTGGCGCGGATGTATCGCTGGTTGCGCGCGGCGCTCATTTGAAGGCCATCCGGGACAATGGCCTCAAACTCCATATCGGTGGCGAAGAAAAGCAGGCGAAGATGACCGCCACGGCCGATCCTGCGGAGCTTGGCCATCAGGATTACGTCATCGTTGCGCTGAAGGCGCATCAGGCCTGGGAAGTGGCCGAGCAGATGAAGCCGCTGCTGGGTCCGAACACCGCGGTCGTTACCGCGCAGAACGGCCTGCCGTGGTGGTATTTCCATGGTTTCGAAGGCCAGTATGCCGACCGCCGCATCGAGAGCGTCGATCCTGGTTCGCGGCAGTGGAATGCGATCGGCCCAGAGCGCGTGATCGGCTGCACGGTCTATCCGGCGGCGGAAGTCGAGGCGCCGGGCGTGATCCATCACATTTCCGGCGACAAGTTCGGTCTCGGCGAGCCGAAGCGAACCGTTACGGAACGTGCGCAAAAGCTCTCGCAATTGTTCGAAAGCGCGGGTCTGAAGGCGCCCATCTTGCCGGAAATTCGCAACGACATCTGGCTGAAGCTGTGGGGCAACCTCTGCTTCAATCCGATCTCGGCGCTGACGCATGCGACGCTCGACGTGGTCGCGACCGATCCCGGCACGCGCGAACTTTCCCGCAATATGATGGAAGAGGCCGAGCGTATCGCACGCCGCATCGGCGTGCATTTCCGCGTGGACATCGAGCGCCGTATCAACGGCGCAGCGCGTGTCGGCGCTCACCGCACTTCGATGCTGCAGGATGTCGACAAGAATCGCCCGATCGAACTCGATGCGCTGCTGACCTCGGTTCAGGAACTGGGCCGTTTGACCGAAGTGCCGACGCCGCACATCAACGCGGTGCTGGCGCTCGCCAAGCAGATGGGGCGGGTGAGGGGCATCTACCCGACCTTCCCCGAGGAGAAGATTCCCGAGGTCGATACGTACTGA
- a CDS encoding ABC transporter permease has translation MMNRILTAYVAFISFLMILPIAIVVAASINSAAYLSFPPAGFSMIWYKEVLTDPTWSEALWLTLKIGAAVSILSTALGVAAALGLRAVNSTVSGALQTFFLSPLMLPTVLIGLSLMQVYQSLGIRASVMTVTLGQLLIACPYVIRLVLASFTGIDPRLERAASILGANPIRVFWHVTFPLIRHAVLAGLLFSFIVSLDDVNIALFLSDTHTTPLPVQLFSYIEQNADSLGAAAASLLVLLACGAVFICDRLVGIEWLFGAKQRSH, from the coding sequence ATGATGAACCGTATCCTGACGGCTTACGTCGCGTTCATATCGTTCCTTATGATCCTGCCGATCGCAATCGTGGTTGCGGCATCGATCAACTCGGCGGCTTATTTGTCGTTTCCGCCAGCTGGCTTCAGCATGATCTGGTACAAAGAAGTGCTGACCGATCCAACCTGGAGCGAAGCGCTGTGGCTGACGCTGAAGATCGGCGCGGCGGTGTCCATCTTGTCGACAGCGCTCGGCGTTGCTGCAGCGCTTGGCCTGCGTGCCGTGAACAGCACGGTCTCCGGCGCGCTGCAGACGTTCTTCCTCTCGCCGCTGATGCTGCCGACAGTGCTGATCGGTTTGTCGCTGATGCAGGTCTATCAGTCGCTCGGCATCAGGGCATCGGTCATGACCGTGACGCTCGGCCAGCTCCTGATCGCGTGTCCCTATGTGATCCGCCTTGTATTGGCGAGTTTCACCGGCATCGATCCGCGGCTGGAACGGGCAGCCTCCATTCTGGGTGCCAACCCGATCCGTGTGTTCTGGCACGTCACGTTTCCACTGATCCGGCACGCCGTGCTGGCAGGCCTGCTGTTCAGTTTCATCGTGTCGCTGGACGATGTGAACATCGCGCTGTTCCTATCTGACACCCACACCACACCGTTGCCGGTTCAACTGTTCAGCTACATCGAGCAGAACGCGGACTCGCTGGGCGCGGCAGCAGCCTCGCTGCTGGTCCTGCTGGCATGCGGAGCGGTCTTCATCTGTGACAGGCTGGTCGGCATCGAGTGGTTGTTCGGTGCGAAACAGCGTTCGCACTGA
- a CDS encoding ABC transporter permease yields MSTLVEKGGLPSATRTPVRLHAGLLLAPAILFYAVLFVWPLITSTWGSFTPAGKLSLQAYTQFFADEFYRSVLWRSLRISAITTLMTLIIGYPIAVYLSQDWRKGRSLVVFLVIAPMFVSAVVRSYGWIIILGPNGLLSSFTKAIGLPIGHLLYSEAGVIIALTHVFLPFMVIALVGSLQQIDPSLARAAQILGANGFSVFMRVTLPLTLPGISAGSVIVFCLAASGFVTPALVGGAAVPVMPYLVYKEGLLVLNWPFASAVALILLVATALVTAIYTFAFRDGASKRKVVR; encoded by the coding sequence ATGAGCACGCTTGTCGAGAAAGGGGGGCTGCCATCGGCGACACGAACGCCGGTCAGGCTGCATGCCGGTCTTTTGCTGGCGCCCGCGATTTTGTTCTATGCGGTGCTCTTTGTCTGGCCCCTCATCACCTCGACATGGGGAAGTTTCACGCCGGCGGGAAAACTCTCGCTTCAAGCCTACACCCAATTTTTCGCGGATGAGTTCTATCGATCCGTACTGTGGCGCTCGCTTCGCATCAGCGCGATCACAACCCTGATGACGCTCATCATCGGCTATCCGATCGCGGTCTATCTTTCGCAGGACTGGCGCAAGGGTCGATCGCTGGTGGTGTTTCTTGTTATCGCGCCGATGTTCGTGAGCGCGGTAGTACGTTCTTATGGTTGGATCATCATTCTGGGTCCCAACGGTCTGCTGAGTTCCTTCACGAAAGCCATCGGCTTGCCGATAGGACATCTTCTATACAGCGAGGCAGGCGTAATCATTGCGCTAACGCACGTCTTTCTGCCGTTCATGGTGATCGCGCTCGTTGGGTCGTTGCAACAGATCGACCCGTCGCTGGCGCGCGCTGCCCAAATTCTCGGTGCCAACGGATTCAGCGTGTTCATGCGAGTAACCCTGCCGCTGACTTTGCCGGGTATCTCTGCAGGTTCGGTCATCGTGTTCTGCCTTGCCGCGAGCGGCTTCGTGACGCCCGCACTTGTTGGTGGCGCGGCGGTGCCGGTGATGCCTTATCTGGTCTACAAAGAGGGCCTGCTGGTTCTCAATTGGCCCTTTGCATCGGCGGTTGCGCTCATCCTGCTGGTCGCTACGGCGCTCGTCACCGCGATCTACACGTTCGCGTTTCGTGACGGAGCGAGCAAAAGGAAGGTCGTGCGATGA
- a CDS encoding ABC transporter ATP-binding protein → MNAHLDVRHLRKSYGTFTALDDVSFTAAPGEIVALLGPSGCGKTTLLNLIAGFLTPDAGSVIVGGRDIVNVAPHKRDMSMVFQNYALFPHMSVERNVAFGLKMRGISSGDAGKRVQEALELVQLGDLGKRYPKELSGGQQQRVALARALVVRPSVLLLDEPLSNLDALLRKRMREEMRQILKAANITTVVVTHDQEEALVSADSIVLLASGRVEQRSTPNELYERPSTIFSARFMDVTNFLDGVVVGHEQGHAVIETAFGKLRAEVDSCTVGEKVTVAVRPENIAKGEEAGENCVTGEVISSSYHGPVRRVEIEANGARLIADIPVKRCMSKVGDQLSVSWPADDTRLLPGQGHAVPGGKNLEDMLQ, encoded by the coding sequence ATGAACGCGCATCTGGACGTCCGCCATTTACGAAAGTCCTACGGGACTTTCACGGCGCTCGACGACGTGTCGTTTACGGCGGCACCCGGCGAGATCGTGGCACTGCTCGGTCCGTCCGGGTGCGGTAAGACGACATTGCTGAACCTCATCGCGGGGTTTCTGACCCCCGATGCAGGTTCGGTCATCGTCGGCGGACGCGATATCGTCAACGTGGCCCCACACAAGCGCGATATGTCGATGGTGTTCCAGAACTATGCGCTGTTTCCGCACATGAGCGTTGAACGCAACGTTGCGTTCGGCCTCAAGATGCGCGGCATATCATCCGGCGATGCCGGCAAGCGCGTTCAGGAAGCGCTCGAACTGGTGCAACTTGGCGATCTCGGCAAGCGTTATCCAAAGGAGCTTTCGGGTGGGCAGCAGCAACGTGTCGCGCTCGCGCGGGCGCTGGTGGTGCGTCCGTCCGTTCTTCTGCTTGATGAGCCGTTATCGAACCTTGACGCCTTGCTCCGCAAGCGGATGCGCGAGGAAATGAGGCAAATCCTCAAGGCAGCCAACATCACGACGGTCGTCGTGACGCACGATCAGGAGGAGGCACTGGTCTCCGCCGATAGCATCGTGCTGCTGGCATCGGGCAGGGTTGAGCAGCGCTCGACGCCGAACGAGCTCTATGAGCGGCCCAGCACGATCTTCAGTGCGCGGTTCATGGACGTCACCAATTTTCTCGATGGTGTCGTGGTTGGTCACGAGCAGGGCCACGCCGTGATCGAGACCGCATTCGGCAAATTGCGGGCCGAGGTCGATAGCTGCACGGTGGGCGAGAAGGTGACGGTGGCGGTGCGGCCCGAGAACATCGCCAAGGGCGAGGAGGCCGGCGAGAACTGCGTGACGGGCGAGGTGATTTCCAGCAGCTATCACGGGCCGGTGAGGCGGGTGGAGATCGAGGCCAATGGCGCCCGATTGATTGCCGACATTCCAGTGAAGCGCTGCATGAGCAAGGTAGGAGACCAGTTGTCGGTATCGTGGCCTGCCGACGACACGCGGCTGTTGCCGGGCCAAGGCCATGCCGTACCCGGCGGCAAGAATCTCGAGGACATGCTGCAATGA
- a CDS encoding ABC transporter substrate-binding protein, with translation MKIVATLRHARKACGVLLAAGGFLAVLAGIGSSAQAAEEKELVFAGFGGSLQKSLQATVIPAFEKKYGVKVVYVTGTSNQILAKVKAQKNSPQIDVIWANDTTHYQGKAEKLYAKLDPAKVPNLSQVYDFAKDRDGIGIVMGIQALGIEYNTQVFKEKGWAPPTSWMDFWDPKYKGHVVFYNMPIGYANLLFAKIADLNGGSVTNLEPAWNKMKELKPNVLAFIDPPAQVDALFGTGSAWIGYNGSARVHDFAGTGAPVAMVLPKEGGILYPQQFDIVEGAPHPDLAQKFIDFTISPEAQKMIAESLLLGPVNKTVKLDDKAAAKVPYGEKEVTSLLNLDIGPVNQNLQALTARWTAMVGGH, from the coding sequence ATGAAGATCGTTGCAACGCTACGTCACGCTCGGAAAGCCTGCGGAGTTCTTTTGGCTGCCGGAGGATTTCTTGCGGTGCTCGCCGGCATCGGCAGCTCCGCCCAGGCTGCGGAAGAAAAAGAGCTGGTCTTTGCCGGCTTCGGCGGCTCGCTGCAGAAATCGCTTCAGGCGACCGTGATTCCGGCTTTCGAGAAGAAGTACGGTGTCAAGGTCGTCTACGTTACCGGCACGTCCAACCAGATCCTCGCCAAGGTGAAGGCACAGAAGAACAGCCCGCAGATCGACGTGATCTGGGCGAATGACACCACGCATTATCAGGGCAAGGCCGAGAAGCTCTACGCCAAGCTCGATCCGGCGAAGGTGCCGAACCTGTCGCAGGTCTATGACTTCGCGAAGGATCGCGATGGTATCGGCATCGTGATGGGCATTCAGGCGCTCGGTATCGAGTACAACACTCAGGTCTTCAAGGAGAAGGGCTGGGCGCCGCCGACTTCGTGGATGGATTTCTGGGACCCGAAATATAAGGGCCACGTCGTCTTCTATAATATGCCGATCGGTTACGCGAACCTGCTGTTTGCCAAGATCGCCGATTTGAACGGCGGTTCGGTCACCAATCTCGAGCCGGCCTGGAACAAGATGAAGGAGCTCAAGCCGAACGTGCTGGCCTTCATCGATCCGCCGGCGCAGGTCGACGCGCTGTTCGGAACGGGCAGTGCGTGGATCGGCTACAACGGCAGCGCGCGCGTGCACGACTTCGCCGGCACCGGTGCGCCGGTTGCGATGGTGCTGCCCAAGGAAGGCGGCATTCTGTATCCGCAGCAGTTCGACATCGTCGAGGGTGCGCCGCATCCCGACCTCGCGCAGAAGTTCATCGATTTCACCATCAGCCCCGAGGCACAGAAGATGATCGCTGAAAGCCTGTTGCTCGGTCCGGTGAACAAGACCGTCAAGCTCGACGACAAGGCGGCGGCAAAGGTGCCCTACGGCGAGAAGGAAGTAACCTCATTGCTCAACCTCGATATCGGTCCGGTCAATCAGAACCTGCAAGCCTTGACGGCGCGCTGGACCGCGATGGTGGGAGGCCACTAA
- a CDS encoding CoA-transferase subunit beta — MSMSYSPADMMAVSMARLIHDGEVVFVGVNSPLPLAAATLARRHNAPNCTFVSVGGGINPTVNKIMAATSTADLGRGSASIFDNQEIYGMNGRGGFDLTFLGMAQVDARGRVNSSFIGDRERPKVRFPGGGGGPAILPMSKRAVLWRAGHSPKIFVEEVQFTTSDGNLDRIVTPLCIFRKEDGRLVLDSIHPGVTRAELAEKTGFRIPNLEDAPVTPEPTAEELAIIREIDPDNIRRVEFGLQ, encoded by the coding sequence ATGAGCATGTCTTACAGCCCGGCCGATATGATGGCCGTGTCGATGGCCCGGCTGATCCACGATGGTGAAGTCGTATTCGTTGGCGTCAATTCGCCGTTGCCGCTCGCGGCCGCAACGCTGGCGCGGCGTCACAACGCGCCGAACTGCACTTTCGTCAGTGTCGGTGGTGGTATTAACCCGACGGTCAACAAGATCATGGCTGCAACCAGCACGGCCGATCTCGGCCGCGGCTCGGCGTCGATCTTCGACAATCAGGAAATCTACGGCATGAACGGTCGTGGCGGGTTCGACCTGACCTTCCTCGGGATGGCGCAGGTCGATGCGAGGGGGCGGGTGAACTCCAGCTTCATCGGCGATCGCGAGAGGCCCAAGGTGCGCTTTCCCGGTGGCGGTGGCGGCCCCGCGATCCTGCCCATGTCGAAGCGCGCCGTGTTGTGGCGCGCGGGGCACTCGCCGAAAATCTTTGTTGAGGAGGTGCAGTTCACGACCTCCGACGGCAACCTCGACCGGATCGTGACGCCGTTGTGCATCTTCCGCAAAGAAGACGGACGGCTTGTGCTCGACAGCATTCACCCCGGGGTGACGCGTGCGGAGCTCGCGGAGAAGACCGGCTTCCGCATTCCCAATCTGGAGGATGCGCCGGTAACGCCGGAGCCGACCGCCGAGGAACTTGCGATCATTCGCGAGATCGACCCCGATAACATCAGAAGAGTGGAATTCGGTTTGCAATAA
- a CDS encoding CoA transferase subunit A, giving the protein MKQTTLEQAARLVGNDQIVTIGGTLSQRIPAAMVRELARQGVKGLHLVKASPGFDADVLAAGGCLASVRAGMVTLEQPFGMAPNFRKAAERGELEVIENACPAVMASLQAAAFGLPFQAVAGFAGSDVPSIAPFATVKDPFTGNDTLVVPAIRPDWAILHVHEADVRGNARIYGTPVWDRLMSRAAKRVILTAEKIVDTSHFVAQPEMTIIPELFVEAVVHAPGGAWPTAVFDRYDIDEPAMRHYLELSRTPEGFRKYLEETASHDRRALGAAA; this is encoded by the coding sequence ATGAAACAGACCACGCTTGAACAGGCCGCACGGCTGGTTGGCAACGATCAGATCGTCACGATCGGGGGCACGCTGTCGCAACGCATTCCGGCCGCCATGGTGCGCGAACTCGCGCGACAGGGCGTCAAGGGCCTGCATCTCGTCAAGGCGTCACCCGGTTTCGATGCTGACGTACTCGCTGCGGGCGGATGCCTTGCCAGCGTACGCGCGGGTATGGTGACGCTCGAACAGCCGTTCGGCATGGCGCCGAACTTCCGCAAAGCGGCGGAGCGCGGCGAACTGGAAGTGATTGAGAACGCCTGTCCGGCGGTAATGGCGAGCCTTCAGGCCGCCGCGTTCGGCCTGCCGTTTCAGGCGGTCGCGGGTTTCGCCGGCAGCGACGTGCCGAGCATTGCACCGTTCGCGACCGTGAAGGATCCTTTCACGGGCAACGACACGCTGGTGGTGCCGGCGATCCGACCCGACTGGGCCATTCTCCATGTTCACGAGGCGGATGTTCGCGGTAACGCGCGCATCTACGGCACACCCGTGTGGGATCGCCTGATGAGCCGCGCGGCAAAGCGCGTGATCCTCACCGCGGAGAAGATCGTGGACACCTCGCATTTCGTGGCGCAGCCGGAGATGACAATCATCCCTGAGCTATTTGTCGAAGCCGTTGTTCATGCGCCGGGCGGTGCGTGGCCGACTGCGGTGTTCGACCGTTACGACATCGATGAGCCTGCGATGCGCCACTATCTGGAGCTCAGCCGGACGCCGGAAGGCTTCCGCAAATATCTCGAAGAGACGGCCTCGCATGATCGCCGCGCGTTGGGAGCGGCGGCATGA